AATCGTTGCAGGATTAGGTAAATTGAAAATACAATTTTGGTTATATTTAGTTGCGGTAATTACAAAGATTATACTTATAGTGGTAATATCAAATTTCACAGAACGGTGGGAACTTGTTATGTGGGCCACGGGTATTGGACTATTGCCATATTGTTTGATACAGCCAATGTATATTAAAAGATTGCTGACAGAATTGGATTTAAATATTAATCATAGGTAGAATAATTCTTAAAATGAGGCGATGGAGAATTTTTTTTATGATACAATTTTAAAGTAGTTTCTTTCGAACTCGATTTAATAGTCGAATATATTTCTGCATAAATTAGCATCAATATCCTGAATAATTGGTGTTTCAGAAGAATGTTTAATAATTTTTCGGGGGAAATTCTTTTAAAATTCAGACACTTAATCAACGTTAGATATAACCCATGAACAATATTCTTTTTATACTCCCATCTTACAGATATGGAGGTACGATGACCTCGTTTAAAAATCTTCTATTGTTGGTTCATTCTGATTATAACATTTCAGTAAAAGCAATTGTCAACGAAGGGGATGCTTATGATTTCATAGGAAAATATGCTAATGTTTTAGATAAACGGAAGCCACAGTCACAGACCATCCAAGGTGATGTATATGGACAACCAAAGAAAAGGGTGATTGCGAAATTAGGGAAGGATTTTTTGTCGAAAATAGGAATTGATCTTGCCCCGATGATGTTGAAGAGAATGGCAAATAGACTGGATTGCAGCAATTATGATGCAGTTATTGGTTTTCAAGAGGGTTATGCTACATACTTTGTATCGCAGACTAATGCAAAAGTTAAAATCGCTTGGATACATTCCATCTATAGTCGCCTTATAGGGTTAGAAAGTAAAACGAACATTAAGTCATATAATAATATTGATAAAATAGTGTGTGTGTCAAATACGGCCAAAAATGATTTTATTCGCACCGATCCTTCACAAAAAAGTAAGCTCCATATGGTTATGAATGGATTAGATGTTAATCAAGTAAAAAATCAATCAGAATGTAAAATACCCGAGAAGAGACATGATAGCATTGATGTAATATCTGTCGGCCGTATTGATCCAATAAAGAGATTTTCAAAAATTCCTTCAATAACTGATGAGATAAGAAAGAAAGGATTGAATATCACATGGCACATTGTGGGAGGTATAGCAGATACAAAAGAATATGAATTACTTCAAAGTGAAATTAAGAAGTATCACCTTGAAGAATCTGTAATTTTGGCAGGTCAGTATCCAAACCCTTATCCTTATATAAAAAGAAGTCGATTATTAGGATGTCTTTCATCATCTGAGACTTTTAACTACACTTTGGCTGAAGCTCGGACATTAGGGGTACCAGTTGTGACAACAGACTTCCCTGCAGCGCAAGAATTTGTTGATAACGGAGTGAACGGTTTTATAACACCAATAGAACAGATTGGAAATGTAATATTTGATCTGCTGTCACATCCGAATAAATATCAAGCTGCAAAAGAAAGTATTTCGCATTACGAGTATAATAATGCTATAGTGAAAGAGCAGTTCAAATCATTGCTTAATAACGTGTAACGAGAAGACAATAACAATGAAAACAGTTCTATACCTCGGAGGTTTTGAACTTCCGGACAAAAATGCTGCAGCACAACGTGTGGTGGCAAATGCAAAACTATTGCGCGAGATGGGTTTTGAAGTCTCATTCATTGGTATTTCGAAAGACATCAAGAATGCACTGGCTGTTGTAGATGGTTTTGTGAGTACTCCTGTACCTTATCCTATAGGAATAAAACAATGGATACATCAGATTTGCACATTCATCAGTATTAAGATAATTCTTGGCAGAAAACCTGATTATGTAGTTCTCTATAATTTCCCAGCAATAGCGTCTCTCAAGATTCTGAAGGCTTGTCACAAGCACGGAATCAAGGTGGTTCACGACTTGACTGAATGGGAAAGTAATAACAGGTGGAGTCCAAGTGATATGATGAGGAAGATTGATATCAACCTTCGAATGCGTTATTGTGTGAAGAAGATGGATGGTGTGATTGCTATTAGTCGATACCTATATGACTATTACAAGAAGTATACGAACACTATTTTGGTGCCACCAACAGTAGATCTGACTGCAGGAAAATGGAATCGTCAACGAGAGTTGTCTGCTGGCGATAAAATCAAACTAGTGTATGCGGGCAGTGCCGGATTTGGTGTGAAGGACAGGCTAGATACCATTGCCAAAGCTATCGTGAAGTTCCCCAATATGCAGTTTGACGTGATTGGCATGACAGAAGGGCAGTATGTGTCTGGGTATGGAGAGTTACCGAAGGATTGTAAGAATATACTTTTCCATGGACGCTTGCCACATACGGAGACTGTGAAAGCTGTTCAAGATGCAGATTTTCAGTTCTTGATTAGAGATAGCAACCTTAAGAACAATGCTGGTTTCCCAACAAAGTTTGTGGAGTCCATAACATGCTGTACTCCAGTCATTGCGACATTGACAAGCAACATCAGTGATTATTTAAAGGATGGAAAGAACGGTTTTGTGGTAGATGATAGTCACTCGTTGGATGATGTGTTTGGGTTAATCTCGAAACTCTCTCCAAGCGAAATTATCCAAATGAAGGAAGCCTGTAAAAACTGTACTGTTTTTGATTATCGTGAATACAGAAATTCATTCGAACAAATCTTTAAATAATATGAACAAGAGAAAGATTCGTGATATAGGTAGATTGACATTCTCTCTCCTCTTTTTTGGACTATATATTCCTCATATTTTTCTTTATCTCTTCAAAAATAGTTTGAGAAAATCCATCAATGCAGATCTGGAGAGACGTAAAGAGAAGAACGAAGTCCGAATGAACAAGTGCTTGATGTTCTTGTACTACATCCATACTGACCGCTATTTCCGCAATCTCTTCTACCATAGAGTTGGTGCTGTAGTAGGTGCGTTAATCGGTTGGTGGAGACTAGGTGATAGATCTTTTGTTATCTCGAAGACTACAAAGATTGGTGAAGGTGCGTATTTCGCCCATCCTTTCGCATGTGAGATTAACGCGAAGAGCATCGGTAAGAACTTCTCATGTCGTCATCTTACTACACTGGGTAATAAAGCAGATGGTGATAATGATAACCGTCCGGTGATTGGAGATAATGTTACTCTTGGTGTGAATGTAACCATTATAGGAGGTGTGATTGTCGGTAATAATGTCATCATTGGGGCCGGTAGCGTCGTCGTGAAGGATATTCCTGACAATAGTGTAGCAGTAGGTAATCCTTGTCGAGTGATTAAAACAATTGAATAATCAGAAATGCACAAATAATGGAGAAGAAAAGAATCCTTTTTTTGGCAAACCACTTTATTACTCTTTACTCGTTTCGTAAGGAGATGATAAAAGAGATGGTGAAAAAAGGTCATGAACTATACCTTTCACTTCCTAAGAGTGAGGAGAACAAGTATTTTGAAGACCTTGGATGCCATATTGTAGAGACTGAAATTGACCGCCGTGGAGTAAATCCAATGAAGGATTTGAAGCTTATTTACTTCTATAAGAAGATGATTCCACTGGTGAATCCAGACATTATCTTCAGCTATACTATCAAACCAAATATCTATGGTACTATAGCAAGCAACGGAAAGTATAAGCAGGTATGTAACATTACAGGAACAGGGGAAACCTTCTTGAAGAGAAGTATTGTTAGCACTATTTGTAAAGTACTTTATAAGCTAAGTATCAAGAAGTGTTATAAGGTATTCTTTCAGAATACGGGTGATAGAGACTTCTTCATTAAAGAAGGTCTCATAAGAGAGAATTATGCAATGCTCCCGGGATCAGGTTGTAATCTTCAGCAGCATGTATTCATGCCACTACCGGAGGGTGACGAAATTCGTTTCCTCTTCATCGGTCGTGTAATGAAACTTAAAGGCATAGATCAGTATCTG
This sequence is a window from Bacteroides thetaiotaomicron VPI-5482. Protein-coding genes within it:
- a CDS encoding glycosyltransferase; the protein is MNNILFILPSYRYGGTMTSFKNLLLLVHSDYNISVKAIVNEGDAYDFIGKYANVLDKRKPQSQTIQGDVYGQPKKRVIAKLGKDFLSKIGIDLAPMMLKRMANRLDCSNYDAVIGFQEGYATYFVSQTNAKVKIAWIHSIYSRLIGLESKTNIKSYNNIDKIVCVSNTAKNDFIRTDPSQKSKLHMVMNGLDVNQVKNQSECKIPEKRHDSIDVISVGRIDPIKRFSKIPSITDEIRKKGLNITWHIVGGIADTKEYELLQSEIKKYHLEESVILAGQYPNPYPYIKRSRLLGCLSSSETFNYTLAEARTLGVPVVTTDFPAAQEFVDNGVNGFITPIEQIGNVIFDLLSHPNKYQAAKESISHYEYNNAIVKEQFKSLLNNV
- a CDS encoding glycosyltransferase family 4 protein produces the protein MEKKRILFLANHFITLYSFRKEMIKEMVKKGHELYLSLPKSEENKYFEDLGCHIVETEIDRRGVNPMKDLKLIYFYKKMIPLVNPDIIFSYTIKPNIYGTIASNGKYKQVCNITGTGETFLKRSIVSTICKVLYKLSIKKCYKVFFQNTGDRDFFIKEGLIRENYAMLPGSGCNLQQHVFMPLPEGDEIRFLFIGRVMKLKGIDQYLQAAEIVKKKYPNTKFYIAGWNEQLEYMKLVEEAQKTGSVEYIGFRKDIDQWIEKCHCTILPSHGGEGVPNVLLESSATGRICIGSKINGTMDVIDDGKTGYLFNTGDGEDLARQIEKFIQLSPEEKASMGKVAREKVEREFDRQIVVKAYLDEVTKC
- a CDS encoding serine acetyltransferase, translated to MNKRKIRDIGRLTFSLLFFGLYIPHIFLYLFKNSLRKSINADLERRKEKNEVRMNKCLMFLYYIHTDRYFRNLFYHRVGAVVGALIGWWRLGDRSFVISKTTKIGEGAYFAHPFACEINAKSIGKNFSCRHLTTLGNKADGDNDNRPVIGDNVTLGVNVTIIGGVIVGNNVIIGAGSVVVKDIPDNSVAVGNPCRVIKTIE
- a CDS encoding glycosyltransferase family 4 protein, with the translated sequence MKTVLYLGGFELPDKNAAAQRVVANAKLLREMGFEVSFIGISKDIKNALAVVDGFVSTPVPYPIGIKQWIHQICTFISIKIILGRKPDYVVLYNFPAIASLKILKACHKHGIKVVHDLTEWESNNRWSPSDMMRKIDINLRMRYCVKKMDGVIAISRYLYDYYKKYTNTILVPPTVDLTAGKWNRQRELSAGDKIKLVYAGSAGFGVKDRLDTIAKAIVKFPNMQFDVIGMTEGQYVSGYGELPKDCKNILFHGRLPHTETVKAVQDADFQFLIRDSNLKNNAGFPTKFVESITCCTPVIATLTSNISDYLKDGKNGFVVDDSHSLDDVFGLISKLSPSEIIQMKEACKNCTVFDYREYRNSFEQIFK